The genome window TCAATCAGTCGGTCACAGTTTACCCATAATACAACAGTTTTGATGCTCTCGAACTCGGTCAAAATCAATACATAAAGCAACTGAGAtctgatgtacagttgaagtcggaagtttacaaacacttaggttggagtcattaaaacacgttttCTACCACtcgacaaatttcttgttaacaaaatatagttttgacaagtcggttagaacatctactttgtgcatgacgcaagtaatttttccaacaattgtttagacagattatttcacttataactcactgtatcacaattccagtgggttagaagtttacatacactaagttgactgtgcctttaaacagcttggaaaattccagaaaatgatgtcatggctttagaagcttctgataggctaatttacattatttgagtcaattggaggtgtacctgtgtaagtATTTCAAGGCcatccttcaaactcagtgcctctttgcttgacatcatgggaaaatctaaagaaatcagcaaagacctcagatttttttttttgtatacctccacaagtctggttcatccttgggagcaatttccaaacgtctgaaggtaccacgttcatctgtacaaacaatagtacgcaagtataaacaccatgggaccatgcagccatcataccgctcaggaaggagacgtgttctgtctcctagaggtgatcgtactttggtgcgaaaagtgcaaatcaatcccagaacaacatcaaaaggaccttgtgaagatgctgcaggaaacagatccaaaagtatctatatccacagttaaacgagtagtatatcgacataacctaaaaggccgctcagcaaggaagaagccactgctccaaaaccgccatttaaaaagccagactacggtttgcaactgcacatggggacaaagatcgtactttttggagaaatgtcctctggtctgatgaaacaaaaatataactgtttggacataatgaccatcgttatgttaggagaaAAAggagacgcttgcaagctgaagaacaccattccagccgcgaagcacgggggtggcagcatcatgttgtgggggtgctttgctgcaggagggactggtgcacttcacaaaatagatgacatcacgaGGAATAAAAATTAAGTGGatttattgaagaaacatctcaagacatcagtcaggaagttaaagcttggtcgcaaatgggtcttccatacttccaaagttgtggaaaatggctgaaggacaacaaagtcaaggtattggagtggctatcacaaagccctgacctcaatcctatagaaaatttgtgggcagaactgaaaaagaatgtGTGAACAAgaaggccaacaaacctgactcagttacaccagctctgtcaggaggaatgggccaaaattcacccaactaattgtgggaagcttgtggaaggctacccgaaacgtttgacgcaagttaaacaatttaaagtcaatcctaccaaatactaattgagtgtatgtaaacttctgacccactgggaatgtgatgaaagaaaagctgaaataaataattctctctactattattctgacatttcacattcttaaaataaagtggtgatcctaattgacataagacatggaatttttaccaggattaaatgtcaggaattgtgaaaaactgagttcaaatgtatttggctaaggtgtatgtacatttccgacttcaactatatatatatacacctctaGCTATTTGGTTACAATGGAAATTATCTTTGATACTGGTCATTTCTTTCTATCAACACATTTCTCACCTCTATGAATCTTCAACCAAACTTAAACGATCACTTTCAAAAAGACAGCTTGGATTTTGTTTGATAGCTCACTCACTTACCAGAAACTTGCAAGCTGTCCTTTTAAATTACTTGACCTTTCACTCACTTCTTATTACAACAAGTGTATTTCCTGGGTCGCTATGCGCATGTGGAAAACAAGAAAAAGCAAACTTCCTGTAAAATTGGCGGCTTTTCACAAGCAGGatttaatgtgctgggctttggTGCATTAACACAATTTTCACCTCATACATGTTTTATATGCAATAATTGGTCGATATTACATAGAAACAAGATGTTACTTTACCATAACTAGTTCTCGAAAAACATTGTCCTTGTCAGCCAATTAGTTAGTATTAGTGGGAATCTATTTACGcggagagaatttatggaaagaCAACTTTGAAGTTTCAAGCAAGGAATGTGACTGTTATAGAAGCTATACCTAGTAGGATAAAATCTTTAATTCAtaataatgcatattttggaatatctcctATTGTAAGCGATATCCAGttgaatggcataggtttaatACATAAGAAAGTCAACAATAGTTTATTAATAAGGGCTATTTTatacaggaagtctattccccCCGTGATATTTTGTTaggcttcatcgtttgatgtaaactggcgccgcTTTGCTCACTCCACACaaatttatggtgaccaataaagtaaaggaggTCTCCTTTAAGATTATCCATAGATtctatccgtgtaatagcttgatttctaaatatatacctgatgttaccagtgaatgcagtttttgtgaactagaaagtgaatctattgaacacttattctgtcattgtttatatagtgaagtgttctggactgatgtaaaactatatcttggCAACAAATTGCATACAACAATTTAAATTTCTAATATCTTGacattattttactacactgattccacaattgaacgtaTGCCATacatctctttattttattaggaagaATGTTCATACACAAATCGAAATTTATGAGAAAAAAATCCTCTTTTCTTATTTTAACGTCATtaaaacgtcaacaaaacaaaatgtctaAAATGTATTCGCTACATGTCTGTATTTGAATTGAATTCACGTGGAtttgtattttttctctctcttatttCTTTGTGGAATCCCTCTGCCTGTTCTGTTTATGTTTGGCATGTTACTGTTTAATAAAACGtttttaaaaaataaaagaaggaagaaaaaaaacgttaAAAAGCATGGATTTTACATCGCAGTGGAAGTCCAACCCTTACATTTTTTTACTGAACCAGGCTTTGGCATACCTAAGGAAAAACAACATTCCGCTTTTCAGGACCTAACGAAGGCTCATGAGTCGTTTGACCAATGAGTCGTTTGAGTCGTTTGACCAATGAGTCGTTTGACCAATGAGTCGTTTGACCAATGAGTTTCAGATGGTCTGTGTCGTGCTGTGCAGGTAACGTTAGGTGCAGTGGGGACTCTTACGTGGGAAAATCAGTGCTGTGTAAGCTGTGCCTCTTCAAGCACAATGTTTGAAGTAGCTAGCGGTTAGCTAATACAATAGTTAGGCCTACTGATATGAGTGTCCTGCAGCAACGTAAGAAAACAAGATTTTGTTTGAGGAAGTCACTGATATGTATTTGCGAGAAAGTGACCTAGTTAATGTTACCAGATTGTCTTTaatttaatactttttttaagGCTTCAATTCAATTTGATGTCATTATCCCCAGTACGCCACAAAATCTGACCCAAATACTGTTACCTTCCAACTTTGAGCTGATGTTCACTGTGTTCAAGTTAGCTTAGCTAACGCAGGAACTTGGTTGTAGTTAGCGTCTGTCATTTAAAACCATGGGGTTAGATGTTTTAGAGTTTGTGAAATGTTGGTTTTCTTTTTTACTTTTCAGGCCATTCCTCCCTTGGAGTTTATGTTTAGAAATGACCGGATCAGCTTGGCGTTAGCGGAGGCCACCATCTATAAACCGGGAAACGCTTGTGGTAAGCTTGCCAGTAGACCCAACCATACCGTATCCGGATCTACCCCATTCATAGACGTTAACTGCTTTAGCCCCTATAGACGATAGTGTCTTCTGGTCGGGCGCTCGTTTTGAACATTAAAACGCATCTTTTGACAAAtgattgaagaaaaaaaataggttaaattactacacaccatatctccatgttacagtgATTTGTTTATGGAAGACAGACTGAAGACAGGCTACCTGTGTGAATTAGCTATATAGAGTGCTACGAACACCTATGTGTAAGCATAACGGCGGAGGATATGTAGTTATTCAACTGGAGGAACACACAGTGTATTGATCTGTCcaaaactgctacagtaagtgtatattttttatttgaaatattATTTATGTTGAAATGAAAGATAAGGGGCATATCAGCATAGGTTTCAAAAACCATTTCCCAAGCGATCATTATTGACGTTTCTAAACGTTAAATCACAGCGTCGGAATTGTATTTCTCACTCAGCCAACTTTGGGCGAAGCTAACCGCTGAAAACCCGACAGATAATAAGAAGGGTTTTCTAGAGCTAAGTCCGGATTGTACTGTATATGACTGTCAAGACACGGTTTATCTATACTTACAACACTTGCCCATTGTGATGAATTTAAGTTTTGAGCTGTGATTCATCACAGACAGATGTCAAGTGGTCCGTGAATGGGATTCCCAAAGGCATCAAGCAGTCCCTGGGCCAGGTGCCCATCATGGTGAAGTCTAGGCTGTGTAACCTGCATGGGCTCTGAGGTAGGAGAATGGCATGCTTCCTAGCCCACAGCACATCTGTGGGAACTATTCAATCTTATAATTTGAGCTTCAAAGCAGAAATAAAGGCACTTTTTATGTCTTACTTTACATACCACTTTACATTCTTTAGATATCAGTATCTCTCCTTTTCTTTACCGCACTCTCTATCCTCATTGAAACAGGAAATGGGTGGTTATTTTGTGAATGGGATCTAGAAGGTTATTCGCATGCTGATCATGCCAAGGAGGAACCAACATATTGCTATGTCAAGACCCAAGTGGAAGAACAGAGGCTAGGGATACACTCAGTATGGTAAGCAAGGCAGTTattgtacagtatgtggagggtgTTTATGTACAAGCTGAACATTGCACTGTTAGAGTATTTAAGAcatatgtagcctactgtaagtAGCCTGACattgattttacattttagtcattcagcagacgcccTTACAGGAGTAATTAGGGCTAACTGCCTTGATCAAGGGCGCATCGACAgacttttcacctagtcggctctggggttcgaaccagcgacatttcggttactggcccaacacttaacctctaggctacctgccgccctcattATCACAATTCTATCACCTTGATCCAGACAAAAGATCAAGCTATGCTTTGTCTGTCTCCCCAGATATCACCATGCACTGTGTGAAGGAGGAGTGCACAGCTATCAATATGAACCTGCATTACCTGGACAACGGGACTGTGACGCTCAACTTCATCTACCAGAAAGAACTCTTCTTCCTGCCCCTAGGCTTTGCACTGAAGGTGAAATGAAGCAGTGATATTTGGAACAGGAACATACAGGACTAGAGCAGAGCGATATATCGAATGAATTTGATTCATTCAAATTTGTTTTTGCACAATTTTCTAAATGCCTGTATCGCAAGAATTCGTTTTTTTATGAGCGTTCATGTCTGCTTGTTCTCATGTCTTTTTGGTCTCGTCTCTTTCGTTCCTTCTGTGCTGTGCGCATCTTCCATTCACATCAGAGATCTgaatataatgacgagatgctcatgtcgctgccctaacaatgggagccTTTGACCCAAATggcgggaaggcaggcgacaagcttaggtccaaaatgAGCCCgtagaaacgcattgggcttattttggacataTTTTGCCAAGAGTGAAGCCTCgcgcttctcctcttcctctgtttacacacacacacacaccaatcccctccccctgcctctcacaccaacacagttgagatcgcttcttcctctctgacaagcggtttcaactcactatttgcatttgaggtttggttcAACAGAAATCGGTCATATGGACAccaaaacacattgagacattattttcTCCAATAGAGAAGTTAACCTCTCTAACAATATCCTTTTTATGTCTCAGCTACTCAAATTGCACGcagagcagacactactaaaacAGGAGTATTAAAGAACGTTGATTCTGGAAAAGTTatgctagcagcattttagccaaagacTGTTCTACTTGCTGTCTAGTCTgtattttataaatgtgcaataagcataaaacacaaTTTATAGAAGTAATTGGCAACTCATTCTGAGAAATGAGTTAGGctacttgatttcaacatctgaacaaagtggaaaGGTTAGCGTGCTGTTCAGACAGAaaggtgtgttcataacaattcaaaTGTTCTCCCTTTGTTAGCTAATAAATACATACAAGTTgtctaaacttgaaatataaagcATGTGGGCTGGTGCTTGAAAGATTGAGACCTGTGTTCATTTTCAAATGGCTGCTACAAGATgttagtcattattagtgaatttGCATTATGCATAGTTCTGGTCATTTTTTAATATacagacttgaaagccagatgATTATTGCAAAGAAGCAGGTTCAATTATTTTGATAAAAGAATTACATTATAAGTGGGGCTTAAATTTAGCCTAATTACACACACCCTGAAGtcattagattattgctgactgtttgaaatgcagtgtattttaACTTGAAAATGTACAACAGCTTATTAAGAGAAAACAATACAAATATATTGTGAATTGGCCATGAATTTGAAAAAATCAaatgatttttaggccatatcgcccagccctacatgTGACATTTTATTACAAACCTCTAGAGTTGATGTCCACACCCCTGCATCAatcaaattagcataatacaaatgttcacaaaaaaatcTGTCTAAGCTAGAGATGTCTGGGTTTTTGCATCAGCAGTGACGgagctagagctgtgtttgtcatgagacatcccgaaaaccggtcttctcacaaaatcgtctgtacagtccgaacagtttggcctaTAAACAAAgtttgcccccccccacacaagcGTCTAGGGACTCATCTGAAGTCTGTACTGTCCTTCTGCCagcttctgtctgtagtgtctgaACAGTTAGGGCTACACACAAATATGACCCCTTTGTGGAAatgtgagactctcacgaacacgtcgGTTGTTTTTCTTCAGGACgccaacaggcctcacaagacttgtctgaaggtccctcggtaccagttgaaaaaatgaatggaagtatactgaacagaaatataaatgcaacaatttcaaagattttactgagttacagttcatataaggaaatcagtcgatTGAAATCATTtcattaggccctagtctatggatttcaaatgactggtaatacagatatgcatctgttgagcctcacaatgggcctcaggatctcgtcatgttatctctgtgcattcaaattgccattgactaaaatgcaattttgtttgttgtctgtaggttATGCCTgtctataccataaccccaccgccaccatgggccactgttcacaacgttaacatcagcaaaccgcttgcccacacgacaccatacacatggtctgcgattTGAGGCTGGTTAGacgtaatgccaaattctctaaaacgacgttggaggtggcttatggtaaaattaacattaaattctatggcaacagctcaggtggacattctagcagtcagcattccaattgcacgctccctcaacctGTGACATCTGTAGCGGGACAAGGTGACCAACCAGCTGGTGGGCGAGAGGCACATCCAGGGGGGCATCCGCTTTGGGGAGATGGAGCGCGACGACCCCTGCTGGCGCACGGGATCTCATTCCTTCTCCACGACCACCTATTCAACTGCTCTGACTGCctcaatcctcgggccgactctttctctgtgtacatcaatgatgttgctcttgctgctggtgattctctgatccatctctacacagatgacaccattctgtatacttctggcccttttttggacactgttaacaaacctcccgacaagcttcaatgccagacaactctccttccgtggcctccagctgctcttaaatgcaagtaaaactaagtgcatgcttttcaaccgatcgctacccgcccgcccgactagcatcactactatggacggttctgacttagaataggtggacaactacaaatacctaggtgtctggttagactgtaaactctcctttcagactcgcattaagcatctccaatccaaaatgtaatctagaatcagcttcctatttcgcaacaaagcatccttcactcatgctgctaaacataccctcgtaaaactgactatcctaccgatccttgacttcggcgatgtcatttacaaaatagcctccaacactctactcagcaaactggatgtagtctatcacagtgccatccgttttgtcaccaaagccccatatactacccagcactgcgacctgtatgctctcgttggctggccctcgcttcatattcgtcgccaaacccactggctccaggtcatctataagtctttgctaggtaaagctccgccttatctcagctcactggtcaccatagcagcacccacccctagcacgcgctccagcaggtatatttcactggtcacccccaaagccaactcctcctttggctgccttccagttttctgctgccaatgactggaatgaatcgcaaaaatcactgaagccttatatctccctcactaactttaagcattagctttcagagcagcttaccgatcattgcacctgtacacggCCCATCTGTAAGTAGCCCACCCAAGTACCTCATTcttatgttatttatttttgcaccccagtatctctacttgcacgtctatcactccagtgtgaatgctaaattgtaattatttcgccactatggcctatttattgccttacctccataatcttactacatttgcacacactgtatatagatttttctattgtgttattgactgtacgtttgtttatcccatgtgtaactctgttgtttgtgtcgcactgctttgctttatcttggccaggtcagttgtaaatgagagcttgttctcaactggcctacctggttaaataaaggtgaaatagaaaATGGTCTCTAACCTATCATAAATAATGGCTGAGTTAAGAGACAAGTCAAAGGATAGTTGGAATCTACCAAAAATTGTAAAGCTATTGCACAATAACTGTTTAATATATAAATAACAtgtcattttgcagacgctctaTACAGAGAGACTTACAATTAGTTCATTCATCTTAAGGTGGCTAGGTGAGACACATCAATCAtatcaagtacattttccctcaaagtATTTATCAGCACACAATACTGTAAATCAAGTGACATTCtgtaagaaaatacactttgatGGTGTACTTTAAGCATTAGACAAAGTTGATTCATGTGACCACTAGGGAAAGTGAGTTTTGACATTTAGACTGAGTAGACGTTACTTTTCGGACTGACAATCAAGACACATTCAAGTGGATCAGTTGTTTCGGACCTAACCAGCGCCTTGACACTGCTGTGCACAGGGCTTCAGCTTCTTATTTCCAGTAAACTATATGTAATACCCACCTCCACCAACAGATAACATAAAATGACCAAATTATACATTAGCTGCATTAGAGAGTAGAGACAATGAACAAAGTTGGTAGGTAAGCAAATAATTGTTTGTTGCTGTAAAGTCATTTTGTCTTTCATCCAGATTGAATATGAAAGAAAATAAGctgatatagatttttttttacaatcccTTTTtccaaaaaaaacatgttttcatgaaCTCAGGCCTTCGGAAACAATCTTCATGTGATTGGTTTAGACATTGTTCCCCGTACTTTCACTTCAACTTGGCCAGCACCTCAGGTAAATCCAGCACAGAGGGAATGGTGTAGTCTGGATTGACAGATCCCTCAGGTGGACGCACCCCTCCGTCATTAATCCACACTGTGGCTCTAACCCCTGCATTAAACCCCCCGACAATGTCTGTGTCAAGGGAGTCTCCCACCATAACACAGTCGTGGGCCTGCACCCCGAGCTTGCCAAAGCAATGGTTGAAGATGGAGCGGGCTGGCTTTTCTTCTGCATgctctccccccaccaccacagcaTCAAACAGCCCCTGACACCCCAACGCCACTACCTTCTCCCTCTGTGTCTGGGTTTCTCCATTGGTCAGCAGCAGCAGTTTGTGGCTGGTCCTCAGCTGCTTCAGCAGGGTAAGTACTGGAGGTGTTATGGTTAGAAGCTCCAGGCGAGTGTTCTTCCACTGGTAGTAGCACTCACTGGCAAGGGTGGGGTTAGAGCTGGGACTCCCACCCATAACCTCCTGGATGCTCTCCTCCCAGTGACTGATCCGCACCTCATCTATTGTCCTACCACCAGCTGGGTCAAAGGTCTCGTGATGGAGCTTGTGCTTAAATCTGTCACAAATGGCAATGGTGTGTTCATGGCCTAATGTTGTCTTCAAGAGCTCTGTGACCTGGGAAACAAGGAAATCAATGCTGATTGTAATATGTGTACCTAAACAACCCAGGGAATGTTTTGAACAAACAAAGGACAATCTAATCAAGTACCTGTAAGCCTACTTTACTCggaattttaaaaaaaatggtatGTCATGAAACGGCCGGGCTACTCACTTTTTGAATGGCCACTCCACCGGCACCCGCTGTGTCAATGAGCGTGTTATCCAAGTCGAGCAATATCGCCTTGATACCTTCACTGTTCATTGCAGCTATCAACAGGTTACACAGAAATGTAATGTTAGTAAAGCTTTTATACGGCGAAACAagttactagctagctactgtaaatgCATGCCTTCAATGCGGAAATGTTGGCAATAAAGAAGCGCATTGTGGGAGCTGTAGGTTTTCAGATTGATTTTCTTTTCGTTTTGTCCACTAGAGAGCGTCAATATATCACATAAAACAGTATACGTTCCAGATAAATAGGCCTAATTGCAAGCAATTTCAAGGACATCATCAAACCCCGCTAAAAGCCTTTTAAAGCTACAATATGGAACTTTTTGGGTGTCCCGATCCAGTTATGGATCTGTGATTCTCATTGATAGCAAGTTAAGAAGCGGTAGATTGTTCAATGTGCGATATTTTTATTCTTCCAGTTCTTAAATTTaggttttgtttatttttgtacaccagcaaacagctgaaaatactatttttggttatggaaaagatatctcacagcagtttagatggtacaatgactcCTTGTTTTgttacaaactgaaattaggcgagtattcgaattttagcaaccaggaaatggagcgatttatgcatattgcaccttttaaCTAAAGATTTACACATTACTTTCACTAATTTATATAATTTATGATGCATGAGTTGCAATTGTTAAgttaaagtatttttttaaatgaaactgCTTGAGTGATCAATTAAAATCgaagtatacagtgccttgcagacgtattcataccccttgtatTTCTTCAAATTGTTTTAAGtgtgattaaaatgtatttaattgtcatttgTTGTCAACAATGAACTCAATACTCTGTCAGTGGAAGGAAAATAGAGATTCATAAGATATGTTAACTAATATATAGTCATTGCATAAGTGTTCAGCCCTTTTGTTAAGGCAAGCTGAAATAATTAGCTCAGGAGTaaaatttggcttaacaaatcacagaaTATGTAACATGGACTCtatgtgaaataataggggttaaCATGATTTTCTTATGACTAACCCATCCTCTGTccccatacagtacatacatctgtaaggtccctcagtcaagttttgaatttcaagcacagattcaactacaaagaccagggagcctATCAAAAGCCTCATTAaatggcagtgattggtagatcgGTAACAAtatcaaatcagacattgaatatatctttaagcatagtgaagttaataattatgctgtggattatgtattaaaccaccccgacacaaagatacatgcgtccttctgaactgagttgcaggacaggaatgaaactgctcagggatgttaccatTGGTGATTGTAAAACCGTTACAGACTTCAAtgactgtgatgggagaaaactgaggatggatcaacaacattgtagtgactccacgaGAATGatttaaatgacagagtgaaaagaataaTAAAAAACGACAGAatgcctaaatgcaaagccttatatttggggcaaatccaacacaagacGTCGCTTTGCTAGTGAAATGAATTAAATGCGAATACGAAAAATAACTGGTCGCATTTGTGAGAGTGTGATATACATAAAATTCTGCGTCCCGTTAGTTGTATTTTCCATGTAACATTACGAGGATCACGCAACCGGTTACTGAAACTGTAATTATGATCCACGTCACTAAAATCATTACAAAAGTATAATAAAAAATAACTAGAAACATCTTGGCATTAAATGTTGGGAGTTTAGAAGAATGAATGACTGTCCGGTATCAGCTATAGAGGCAATGCTTTTAAAATGCCTTTGCACTACATTTGAGAGATTATCAATTTCGAAAATCTGAAATGATGTATGCGCTGCAAAGAAATACAATAAGCACCTTTACATAAACTGAAACACTGGATTCTTCTAGCGAACAGtgttcagattccctttgcggtagcctacttAAGCTTTGTGTAGCCAGTTTGCGGCCTGTGTTGATGcgatcatttgtttttgtttttatgttttcaaaatgatttTGCTTTTAGTGTTGATTTAGGGACCTTGTCTAAAAAGCCAAAACTTGTGAGCTGGCCCTAGTGATTGGCCCTGTTTGAGAGGTGACAAGCGTTCCTCTGCTATAGAGACTAAACTTGGGGGCATGTGCTAAGAAAAACGTTATAGATAATTATCTCCATTctacactgtttgtatgtttATTCCATTACATGTACAATTTTTGATAATTCCACAaaacatatatttattttatatgttCTGCACTTATCAGTATGAATCTCTTATGTTTTGTAAACACCATTTCAAAGGACTGAACTGAACCAGGTGTGATCCATAATGTTTATGTGTTGAAGATCTCTGTTGGGTATCTCTGTTGGATGTCTTCGGATTAGCCTGgtctttaaataaaataaaaaaattaccccttttttctccccaatttcatggtatccaattggtagtagttacagtcttgtctcatcactgcaactcccatacggacttggcagaggtgaaggtcgagagccatgcgtc of Salmo salar chromosome ssa01, Ssal_v3.1, whole genome shotgun sequence contains these proteins:
- the nanp gene encoding N-acylneuraminate-9-phosphatase — its product is MNSEGIKAILLDLDNTLIDTAGAGGVAIQKVTELLKTTLGHEHTIAICDRFKHKLHHETFDPAGGRTIDEVRISHWEESIQEVMGGSPSSNPTLASECYYQWKNTRLELLTITPPVLTLLKQLRTSHKLLLLTNGETQTQREKVVALGCQGLFDAVVVGGEHAEEKPARSIFNHCFGKLGVQAHDCVMVGDSLDTDIVGGFNAGVRATVWINDGGVRPPEGSVNPDYTIPSVLDLPEVLAKLK